One Miscanthus floridulus cultivar M001 chromosome 11, ASM1932011v1, whole genome shotgun sequence DNA window includes the following coding sequences:
- the LOC136493132 gene encoding protein POLYCHOME-like, with translation MPESRDGRRAALADLSGGVGGGGFFIRRVASPGALAVRGAGKPLARRYMSPSRNKENLLPVWALRATPTKRSLLPGWYPRTPLRDITAIAKAIQRSRSRIAAAQQQSQRTEQSLQSVNVTTPAQAEQDAPHIAEASHAVASGSGSTERESVANPATVLADDNLNVSSSPAESSLNTPSKPMDPALADIVEKKLSSSIEKIEKLVRKNLKRTPKAARASRRATQRRNLMSMR, from the exons ATGCCTGAGTCCAGGGATGGCAGGAGGGCGGCCCTCGCTGACCTCTCAGGCGGGGTTGGCGGCGGAGGGTTCTTTATCAGGAGGGTGGCCTCGCCAGGAGCCCTGGCGGTGAGGGGTGCTGGGAAGCCGTTGGCGCGGCGTTATATGTCACCCTCGAGGAACAAGGAGAACCTGCTGCCAGTTTGGGCATTGAGGGCCACACCGACAAAGAGGAGCCTGCTTCCTGGATGGTACCCCAGGACGCCGCTCCGTGATATTACGGCCATTGCAAAG GCCATTCAGAGAAGCCGTTCAAGGATTGCTGCAGCTCAGCAGCAAAGCCAAAGGACCGAGCAGTCTCTGCAATCTGTGAACGTGACTACTCCAGCACAGGCAGAGCAGGATGCTCCTCACATTGCTGAAGCCTCCCATGCTGTTGCATCTGGCTCTGGCTCAACTGAAAGAGAAAGTGTAGCAAACCCTGCTACTGTCTTGGCTGATGACAATTTGAATGTGTCTTCCTCGCCAGCAGAAAGCTCACTGAATACTCCATCCAAACCAATGGATCCTGCCCTTGCTGACATTGTTGAGAAGAAACTTTCCAGTTCAATAGAGAAGATTGAGAAGTTGGTGAGGAAAAACCTGAAGCGAACACCAAAGGCTGCCCGGGCCTCCAGGAGAGCCACCCAGAGGCGCAACCTCATGTCCATGCGATGA